Below is a window of Chthoniobacterales bacterium DNA.
ACGTGCGCGAACCCTACGAATACGACATCGCCCGCATCCCCGGATCGAAATTGATCCCGCTCGGCGAGCTGCACGCACGCCTGAGCGAACTCGACACGGCGGACGAGATCGTCATCCACTGCAAGAGCGGCTATCGCAGCGCCAATGCCCTGCGCGAGCTGCAGGGTGCCGGCTTCGCGAAGGTCTGGAATGTCGAAGGCGGCATCCTCGCCTGGGCCGACCGCGTCGACCCGAGCGTCGCGAAATACTAGGCCCCGCTTCCAGAAGCTCACAGCGGGAAGATCAGCCGAGCGCTTCCCGCAACCGGGCCTGCGCGGCGCGGCCGAGGGCGACCGGCTCCGGACAACCCGCGAGCCAGACGTGCTCCTCGTCGCGCGACATCCGCTGGGTGCGTTGAATGGCGCCGACATTGAGGATGAGCGACCGGCTCACGCGCACGAACGGCGGCGTCGGCAAAGTGCGCTCGTAGGCGCTCAGCGTCTGACAAATCATCAGCGGGGCCTCACCCGCGATAGAGAAGCGCGTGAAGTCGCCGTCCGCCTCGAGCGCGGCGACTTTTTCGAGCGTCGCCACGACCGTTCGCCCCGGGGAGCGCAGGCAGATGCGGTCGCTCGCGAGAAAGGATGGCCCGGCCGTCTCGTTCAATCCGCACGCCTC
It encodes the following:
- a CDS encoding LytTR family DNA-binding domain-containing protein — translated: MLRVILADDEPLARQALRQSLLEIGGVEVVAEAGDVAAAREACARTNPHAVFLDIRMPGEDGFAFLRGRGQPPKVVFVTAYSEHAIRAFEVEAVDYLLKPVRAQRLAQAVSRLREACGLNETAGPSFLASDRICLRSPGRTVVATLEKVAALEADGDFTRFSIAGEAPLMICQTLSAYERTLPTPPFVRVSRSLILNVGAIQRTQRMSRDEEHVWLAGCPEPVALGRAAQARLREALG